The genomic segment ACGCCGGACACGTTGGTCCGGAACGCCTCGTCGATCGGCGGGTCGAACGACACCGTGGACGCGCAGTGGATCACCACGTCCAGGTCGTCCGGCAGGCTCGGCGGGTTGCCGCCGAGATCGCCTTCCACGACGTCGATGCGCTCGGCGGCGATCCGGGCCGCCTCGTCGTCACCGACCCGTTCGCGCCAGGTGTTGAAGACCGGCTTGCGCAGCATGCTGTCCAGCCGTTGCGCGGCGGGCGTGCTGCCCTTGCGCCGGATCAGCACCGAGACGCGCGTGTCCGGATAGTCGGACAGCAGCTTCTCCAGGGTCGCCTGACCCAGGAAGCCGGTCGCGCCGGTGAGCAACACGTGCGCACCGGCCAACCGGCGAGCTGTCCCGCCCGTACCGACGTGCTCGCCGCTGTGGTCGTCCGCCACCTGCGCCCTCCCCGGCAGATCGATGGCCATCGCCGTGGTCGGCGCCGGCAGTCGCCGGCCGTTCCCCTCGGCTCCGACACGTTATACGTTGCCACCCGGGGTGTTCCAGGCCGGGTGACGATGCCTCGATTCGTACCGCGACGGCGCGATGACCTGCGGTGTCGGCCTCCGTCAGGCGGGAACCGAACCGGGCGGGACCACCTCCGGGCCGGTCACCGGCGCCGCCTCGGGCGCCGGGCCGCGGCTGCGGGTGGCGAACAGCAGTACCAGCGCCGCGAGCCACACCGCGGCGGCGCCGGCCATGTGCAGTCCCACCAGCACGATCGGCAGGTGGGTGAAGTACTGCACGAAGCCGATCACGCCCTGTGCCAGCTCGACGGCGATCAAGGTCACGGCGGCCCGCTGGACCGCCGCGGGCGCGCGGGTCGCCCGGAACGCGAACCAGGCCGCGACGCTCGCCCCGATCAGCAGCATCACCGAGTCCGCGTGCAGCTGCGCCACCACGCCCGGGTCCAGCCCGGTCCGGCGGGCGTGCTCGTCGCCGGCGTGCGGTCCGGAGCCGGTGACCACGGTGCCGATGGTCAGCACCACCGCGGCCAGCGCGGTCAGCAGCACGGTCAGTGCCCGCAGCGGCGGCCGGACCAGGGTCTGGGCCGGCTCGTCGCCCTCCCGGCAGCGCCGCCACAGCCAGTACGCGATCGCGATGATCAGCACCGTGAACAGGAAGTGCGCCGCGACCACGTACGGGTTGAGGTGGGTGAGCACGGTCATGCCGCCGAGGACGGCCTGGGCCGGGATGGTCGCCCCGGACAGCACCGACAGCCAGATCACCGAGCGGCGGCGCGGGTTCGCGACGAGCGCGGCGAGGAACGTCAGGATCACCGCGGCAACCAGGACGAAGGTCAGCAGCCGGTTGCCGAACTCGATGTAGCCGTGGATGCCGTAGGCGGGAGTGTTGCGGTACGACGCGTCGGTGCATTTCGGCCAGGTGGGGCAGCCGAGGCCGGAACCGGTCAGCCGCACCGCTCCGCCGGTGACCACCAGGACCACGTTGAGGGCCACCGTCGTGAGGGCCAGCCGGCGAACCGTGGCGGCCGAGACCCGCACCCGTTCCAGACTCACCGGGCCATCGTAGGCGGGGACGTTCTACGCGACGTAGACGGGGTGTGTGGCCTGGTGGCCGGGTCGTGAGCGTGATTTGAGGTAAGGCTCGGCTTCGTGTCTCGTTTCACCGGCGAGCCCGTTTGCATCGAGCCGCCGAAATACGTCACACTGATGTTGTGAAAAACGCGGCCAGCTCGACCCCGGGCCTCGGGGCGTGCGCGGGCGGTGTGCCGGAGCCACGATCCACCGGTCGGTCCGGTGACGCCGTCGGTGACGCACGCGCCCGGGACGGCCGCACCCGCGACGCGGTGACCCAGCTGCTGCTGGAGCGCGGCGCGCTGACCGCCGCCGAGCTCGGCGCCGAACTCGGGGTCAGCCCGGCCGCCATCCGCCGTCACCTGGACGCGATGCTCGCCGACGGCCTGGTCGCCGACCGCGACCGGGTGGTGCTGGGCCGGCGTCGGCGCGGCCGGCCGGCCCGCGAGTTCGTGCTCACCGACTCCGGCCGCGGCAGCTGCGGTCCGCACACCTACGACGACCTGGCCGCCGCCGCGCTGCGCTGGATCTACGCCTCCGGCGGGGCCGACGCGGTCTCCGCCTTCGTGGCGCAGCAGGTGGCGGCGCTGGAGGACAGCTGCCGCGCCGCCATGGAGGACGCCGGTGACGACCCGCTCGCCCGGGCGAACGCGCTGGCCGGCGCGCTGTCCGGGGAGGGGTACGCGGCCAGTGCCTCGGCCCTCGCCGCCGGCGGCCAGCTGTGCCAGCACCACTGCCCGGTGGCGCACGTCGCGGCCGAGTTCCCGCAGCTGTGCGAGGCCGAGACGCAGGTGATCAGCCGCCTCGTCGGCACCCACGTGCAGCGGCTGGCCACCATCGCCAACGGCGACGGGATCTGTACCACCTACATTCCCGACCCGCGACGCGCCCGCACCCTCGCGGACACGACTCCCCTCGACCGCACCGCGGTCGAACCTCCCGACCGCTCCGCGGTCGTACCACCCGGCCGGGCCGACGGCCCGGGCGAATCCGACAGTGACGATCCGAATCCGGTGAGGATGCGATGACGGCAGAGACGACCAACCAGGCGCCGGACCAGGTGCTCGACCCGATGGCCGCGCAGGCCGAGGAGCTGGAGCGGATCGGCCGCTACCAGTACGGCTGGGCCGACTCGGACGTGGCCGGCGCGGCGGCGAAGCGTGGTCTGTCCGAGGCCGTGGTGCGCGACATCTCGGCCAAGAAGAGCGAGCCGGAGTGGATGCTCTCGCGGCGGCTCAAGGGGCTGAAGCTGTTCGGCCGCAAGCCGATGCCGAACTGGGGCGCCGACCTGTCCGGCATCGACTTCGACAACATCAAGTACTTCGTGCGCTCCACCGAGAAGCAGGCGACCACCTGGGACGAGCTCCCGGCGGACATCAAGAACACCTACGACAAGCTGGGCATCCCGGAGGCGGAGAAGCAGCGGCTGATCGCCGGGGTGGCCGCGCAGTACGAGTCGGAGGTCGTGTACCACAAGATCCGGGAGGACCTGGAGGAGCAGGGCGTCGTCTTCCTCGACACCGACACCGGCCTCAAGGAGCACCCGGAGCTGTTCGAGGAGTACTTCGGCACGGTGATCCCGGCCGGTGACAACAAGTTCGCCGCGCTGAACACCGCGGTGTGGTCCGGCGGCTCGTTCATCTACGTGCCGAAGGGCGTGCACGTGGAGATCCCGCTGCAGGCCTACTTCCGGATCAACACCGAGAACATGGGCCAGTTCGAGCGGACGCTGATCATCGTCGACGAGGACGCCTACGTGCACTACGTCGAGGGCTGCACGGCGCCGATCTACCAGTCCGACTCGCTGCACTCGGCGGTCGTGGAGATCGTCGTCAAGAAGGGCGCCCGCTGCCGTTACACGACCATCCAGAACTGGTCGACCAACGTCTACAACCTGGTCACCAAGCGCGCCACCTGCGAGCAGGGCGGCACGATGGAGTGGATCGACGGCAACCTCGGCTCCAAGGTGACGATGAAGTACCCGTCGGTCTACCTGCTCGGTGAGCACGCCAAGGGCGAGGTGCTGTCGGTCGCCATGGCCGGCGAGGGCCAGCACCAGGACGCCGGCGCGAAGATGGTGCACCAGGCGCCGAACACGTCCTCGACGATCATCTCCAAGTCGATCGCGCGCGGCGGCGGCCGTACCTCCTACCGCGGGCTGGTGCAGGTGTTGGAGGGCTCCGAGCAGTCCAAGAGCACGGTCAAGTGCGACGCGCTGCTGGTGGACGCCATCTCCCGGTCCGACACCTACCCGTACGTGGACGTGCGCGAGGACGACGTGCAGATGGGCCACGAGGCGACGGTGTCCAAGGTCAGCGAGGACCAGCTCTTCTACCTGATGAGCCGGGGGATGACCGAGGACGAGGCGATGGCCATGATCGTCCGCGGCTTCATCGAGCCGATCGCCAAGGAGCTGCCGATGGAGTACGCGCTGGAGCTGAACCGCCTGATCGAGCTGCAGATGGAAGGCGCCGTCGGCTGACCGGGCCGATGCCCCGGTCGGCGCCGCGCGCCGCGCCGGCCGGGCAGCGGTGTGCCTCCGGCGCGACACCCGGTGACCAGCTGAGCCCGTACGGGCCACGAATTGCAGGAGAACACTCG from the Actinocatenispora thailandica genome contains:
- the sufB gene encoding Fe-S cluster assembly protein SufB, which translates into the protein MAAQAEELERIGRYQYGWADSDVAGAAAKRGLSEAVVRDISAKKSEPEWMLSRRLKGLKLFGRKPMPNWGADLSGIDFDNIKYFVRSTEKQATTWDELPADIKNTYDKLGIPEAEKQRLIAGVAAQYESEVVYHKIREDLEEQGVVFLDTDTGLKEHPELFEEYFGTVIPAGDNKFAALNTAVWSGGSFIYVPKGVHVEIPLQAYFRINTENMGQFERTLIIVDEDAYVHYVEGCTAPIYQSDSLHSAVVEIVVKKGARCRYTTIQNWSTNVYNLVTKRATCEQGGTMEWIDGNLGSKVTMKYPSVYLLGEHAKGEVLSVAMAGEGQHQDAGAKMVHQAPNTSSTIISKSIARGGGRTSYRGLVQVLEGSEQSKSTVKCDALLVDAISRSDTYPYVDVREDDVQMGHEATVSKVSEDQLFYLMSRGMTEDEAMAMIVRGFIEPIAKELPMEYALELNRLIELQMEGAVG
- a CDS encoding COX15/CtaA family protein; translated protein: MSLERVRVSAATVRRLALTTVALNVVLVVTGGAVRLTGSGLGCPTWPKCTDASYRNTPAYGIHGYIEFGNRLLTFVLVAAVILTFLAALVANPRRRSVIWLSVLSGATIPAQAVLGGMTVLTHLNPYVVAAHFLFTVLIIAIAYWLWRRCREGDEPAQTLVRPPLRALTVLLTALAAVVLTIGTVVTGSGPHAGDEHARRTGLDPGVVAQLHADSVMLLIGASVAAWFAFRATRAPAAVQRAAVTLIAVELAQGVIGFVQYFTHLPIVLVGLHMAGAAAVWLAALVLLFATRSRGPAPEAAPVTGPEVVPPGSVPA